The Virgibacillus sp. MSP4-1 genome has a segment encoding these proteins:
- a CDS encoding helix-turn-helix domain-containing protein, with protein sequence MAKYSEKFKLMIVKEYQEGKLGYRRLAKKYGMNDTKLMRRWIKVYEQFGANGLMSKRHKETYSVQFKLNVIRFMERTGSSELETALQFGLTSPPLISSWKKAFLEGGAGALEKPKGRRQSMSDKAENRRKQPKEEKDVTHEQKLERENELLRLEVEYLKKLRAFQMDPEGYLEKHKQRYHSNSKKISD encoded by the coding sequence ATGGCAAAATATAGTGAAAAATTCAAGCTAATGATAGTCAAAGAATACCAGGAAGGGAAACTAGGATATAGACGTTTAGCTAAGAAGTATGGTATGAATGATACGAAATTAATGAGAAGATGGATAAAAGTATATGAACAATTCGGAGCGAATGGATTAATGAGTAAGAGGCATAAGGAAACTTACTCTGTTCAATTTAAGCTGAATGTAATAAGATTTATGGAGAGAACAGGCTCTTCAGAGTTGGAAACAGCCCTTCAATTTGGACTGACAAGCCCTCCTCTTATTTCTTCTTGGAAAAAAGCTTTCCTTGAGGGTGGGGCTGGAGCCCTGGAGAAGCCGAAAGGACGGCGGCAGTCGATGTCAGATAAAGCTGAGAACAGAAGAAAACAACCCAAAGAAGAAAAAGACGTAACACACGAACAAAAATTAGAAAGAGAAAACGAACTCCTTCGTTTGGAGGTAGAATACTTAAAAAAGTTGCGGGCTTTTCAGATGGATCCGGAAGGCTATCTCGAAAAGCACAAGCAGCGTTATCACTCGAACTCAAAAAAGATTTCCGATTAA
- the rpoE gene encoding DNA-directed RNA polymerase subunit delta, translated as MGLETYTQEELEEMSMLNVAIEILAEEKRAMEFNELYNLVAEAKGFTTEQKEENISQFYAELNIDGRFLTVGSNMWGAKRWYPVDQIDDDVHHTGGKKKKKKKKKKKEEPKEELPEAPPVEEPEDNIEDDLADLDEDLDLDEDLDEDLDEGFDDEESEDTSSSDNKDED; from the coding sequence ATGGGCTTGGAAACATACACTCAAGAAGAATTAGAAGAAATGTCAATGCTAAATGTAGCCATTGAAATATTAGCTGAAGAAAAGCGGGCAATGGAATTCAATGAACTATATAATCTGGTAGCTGAAGCAAAAGGATTTACTACTGAGCAAAAAGAAGAAAATATCTCCCAGTTTTATGCTGAATTAAACATAGATGGACGATTCCTGACAGTGGGCTCGAATATGTGGGGAGCCAAGCGCTGGTACCCAGTGGATCAGATTGATGATGATGTTCATCATACAGGCGGCAAAAAGAAGAAAAAGAAGAAGAAAAAGAAAAAAGAGGAACCAAAAGAAGAATTGCCTGAAGCGCCCCCTGTGGAAGAACCGGAAGATAATATAGAAGATGATTTAGCCGATCTTGATGAGGATCTGGATCTGGATGAAGATTTAGATGAAGACCTGGATGAGGGCTTTGATGATGAAGAAAGTGAAGACACCTCCTCCAGTGATAACAAAGATGAAGATTAA
- the meaB gene encoding methylmalonyl Co-A mutase-associated GTPase MeaB has product MHSLAERIQKQEQRALARAISMVENDDEEKLPLLSDIASLKKQSYYIGITGSPGAGKSSLVDRLVTHIREQDLTVAVIAVDPTSPFSGGALLGDRVRMHHHFTDPGVFIRSMATRGSLGGLARSTKDAIRVCDAYGFDYVIVETVGVGQSELDIMKVVDTTAVVLTPNSGDVLQIFKAGIMEIADLFIINKADLDGVGKLRGQLKDFLHIMDPDGWKAPIVQTISTENKGIEKLWEKCRAHETYLTETEEGKQKRQEQLSFEVYELIREELWKDVAAFIEADEAKKQELQQMEDPYQLAEQWLSEWKRTYRG; this is encoded by the coding sequence ATGCATTCACTGGCTGAACGGATACAGAAACAGGAGCAGCGGGCGTTAGCGAGAGCCATTTCCATGGTGGAAAATGATGACGAGGAGAAGCTGCCTCTTCTGAGTGATATTGCTTCCCTCAAAAAACAATCCTATTACATCGGGATTACCGGCTCTCCTGGTGCAGGCAAAAGCTCGTTAGTCGATCGACTGGTTACCCATATAAGGGAACAGGACTTGACGGTTGCAGTCATTGCCGTTGATCCCACGAGTCCGTTCAGCGGTGGGGCATTGCTCGGAGACCGTGTGCGCATGCATCACCATTTTACCGACCCTGGTGTATTTATTCGCAGTATGGCAACCAGAGGAAGTCTCGGTGGGCTTGCCCGCTCAACGAAGGATGCCATACGTGTGTGTGACGCATACGGGTTTGATTATGTCATTGTTGAAACAGTGGGCGTGGGCCAATCTGAGCTTGATATTATGAAGGTCGTCGATACAACCGCTGTGGTACTTACACCGAACAGCGGCGATGTTCTGCAGATTTTTAAAGCCGGCATTATGGAAATTGCCGATTTATTTATCATTAACAAAGCAGACCTGGATGGAGTGGGAAAACTCCGGGGTCAACTAAAGGATTTTCTGCACATCATGGACCCTGATGGCTGGAAGGCACCGATCGTTCAGACCATTTCAACCGAAAATAAAGGCATCGAAAAGCTTTGGGAAAAGTGCCGGGCCCATGAAACGTATTTAACTGAAACCGAAGAAGGAAAACAAAAGAGACAGGAGCAGCTCAGCTTTGAGGTCTATGAGCTGATACGCGAAGAATTGTGGAAGGACGTTGCCGCATTTATTGAAGCAGATGAGGCCAAAAAGCAGGAGCTTCAGCAAATGGAGGATCCCTATCAATTAGCCGAACAGTGGCTTTCAGAATGGAAACGAACGTACAGGGGGTGA
- the icmF gene encoding fused isobutyryl-CoA mutase/GTPase IcmF, translating into MGKTEVYKPKNPIRFVTASSLFDGHDASINIMRRILQASGAEVVHLGHNRSVEEVVNAAIQEDANGIAISSYQGGHVEYFKYMVDLLREKGAGHIRVYGGGGGVIIPREIEELHEYGVAGIFSPENGRELGLQGMINTMLEECDQAVQGRQPEVDIDGLKAGESKAVAKMITYVENQADHKEETAALLEQATRDNLDTVPVMGITGTGGAGKSSLTDELIRRFLNEIPDKKLAILSIDPTKKKTGGALLGDRIRMNAIFHERIYMRSLATRGSRTELSHSIHDAIEVVKAAGYDFIIVETSGIGQGDAAVTDVTNLSMYVMTSEFGAPSQLEKIDMIDFADFIVINKFEQKGSEDALRQVRKQYQRSHMLFDQNPDTMPVYGTIASQFNDQGTNTLFRALIDKLNEDYQWDVTTSLEKTKHVEKQNLIIPNERKQYLRDIAQTVRGYHDKAEQQAEAARKLYQLKGAAEDIKEDSVVKELHQTMEEYEKQLNHENTEKLENWDELKEQYNQDQMTYKVRNKEITMDLKTESLSGLKVPKVALPAYHDWGDRLLWMLKENVPGAFPFTAGVFPFKRKGEDPTRQFAGEGTPERTNRRFHYLSKDEPAKRLSTAFDSVTLYGEDPDERPDIYGKVGESGVNICTLEDMKKLYDGFDLCDPTTSVSMTINGPAPIILAMFFNTAIDQQVKNFKEEQGREPDASEYENIKAETLSVVRGTVQADILKEDQGQNTCIFSTEFALRMMGDIQQYFIDKDVRNYYSVSISGYHIAEAGANPITQLAFTLANGFTYVEYYLSRGMDINDFAPNLSFFFSNGLDPEYSVIGRVARRIWSIVMKEKYGANERSQKLKYHIQTSGRSLHAQEIDFNDIRTTLQALIAIQDNTNSLHTNAYDEAITTPTEDSVRRAMAIQMIINKEFGLTKNENSIQGSFIIEQLTDMVEEAVLQEFERINDRGGVLGAMERQYQRGKIQEESLYYEGQKHSGELPIVGVNTYLNPNPVSEDDINSMELARASREEKNQQIKHLRQFQNQHKNKTEEALDRLKKTAAENGNIFAELMETVKHASLGQITNALYQVGGQYRRNM; encoded by the coding sequence ATGGGGAAAACAGAGGTATATAAGCCGAAAAATCCAATACGTTTTGTAACCGCTTCCAGCTTGTTCGATGGTCACGATGCATCGATTAACATTATGCGCCGGATTTTACAGGCTAGTGGTGCAGAAGTGGTTCATCTTGGCCACAACCGTTCTGTGGAAGAAGTCGTCAATGCAGCCATTCAGGAGGATGCAAACGGAATTGCCATTTCCTCTTATCAGGGCGGACATGTGGAGTATTTTAAATATATGGTGGATTTATTACGGGAAAAAGGAGCCGGCCACATTCGGGTTTATGGAGGTGGCGGGGGCGTCATCATCCCGCGGGAAATAGAAGAGCTTCATGAGTATGGGGTTGCAGGTATTTTTTCACCGGAAAATGGCCGCGAGCTTGGACTCCAGGGAATGATCAACACGATGCTGGAGGAATGCGATCAGGCTGTTCAGGGTAGGCAGCCTGAAGTGGATATCGATGGTTTGAAAGCTGGGGAGTCCAAGGCCGTCGCAAAAATGATCACCTATGTTGAAAACCAGGCAGATCACAAGGAAGAAACAGCCGCCCTTTTAGAGCAGGCCACCAGAGATAACCTCGATACCGTTCCTGTGATGGGCATAACAGGTACAGGCGGAGCAGGCAAAAGCTCATTAACAGATGAACTGATTCGCCGGTTTTTAAATGAGATTCCGGACAAAAAATTGGCCATTTTATCCATTGACCCGACAAAAAAGAAAACAGGTGGAGCATTGCTTGGGGACCGGATTCGGATGAACGCCATCTTCCATGAACGTATTTACATGCGCTCGCTTGCAACCCGGGGCTCCCGCACAGAGCTGTCCCATTCCATACATGATGCGATTGAAGTGGTCAAAGCCGCCGGGTATGACTTTATCATTGTAGAAACGAGCGGTATCGGCCAGGGAGATGCAGCCGTCACGGATGTCACCAATCTGTCCATGTATGTGATGACGAGTGAATTTGGTGCCCCTTCCCAGCTTGAAAAAATTGATATGATTGATTTTGCCGACTTTATCGTCATTAACAAGTTTGAGCAGAAGGGCTCAGAGGATGCCCTGCGTCAGGTTCGCAAACAGTATCAGCGCAGCCATATGCTTTTTGACCAGAATCCGGATACCATGCCGGTGTACGGGACAATTGCCAGTCAGTTCAATGATCAGGGGACCAACACCCTTTTTCGTGCATTAATTGATAAACTGAACGAGGACTACCAGTGGGATGTGACGACTTCACTGGAAAAAACAAAGCATGTGGAAAAGCAGAACCTCATTATTCCGAATGAACGGAAGCAGTATTTACGGGATATTGCCCAGACGGTCCGGGGTTATCATGATAAGGCGGAACAGCAGGCAGAGGCCGCCCGAAAGCTCTATCAACTGAAAGGAGCTGCCGAGGATATCAAAGAGGACTCCGTCGTAAAAGAGCTCCATCAGACCATGGAAGAGTACGAAAAACAGCTCAATCATGAAAACACGGAAAAGCTGGAAAACTGGGATGAGCTGAAAGAGCAATATAATCAGGATCAAATGACGTATAAAGTACGCAACAAAGAAATTACGATGGATCTGAAAACAGAGAGTCTCTCGGGCTTAAAGGTTCCTAAAGTGGCCCTTCCTGCCTATCACGACTGGGGCGACCGTCTGCTCTGGATGCTGAAGGAGAACGTACCCGGGGCCTTTCCATTTACGGCAGGAGTGTTCCCTTTTAAGCGAAAGGGAGAGGACCCAACCCGTCAGTTTGCAGGGGAAGGAACCCCGGAGCGCACGAATCGCCGCTTTCATTATTTATCCAAGGATGAACCGGCAAAACGGCTAAGTACGGCGTTTGATTCGGTGACACTTTACGGCGAGGACCCTGATGAACGTCCGGATATTTACGGAAAGGTTGGCGAAAGCGGGGTTAATATCTGTACACTGGAGGACATGAAAAAGCTGTATGATGGCTTTGATCTATGTGATCCGACCACCTCAGTTTCCATGACGATTAACGGGCCGGCCCCTATTATCCTGGCCATGTTCTTTAATACCGCCATTGATCAGCAGGTGAAAAATTTTAAGGAAGAGCAGGGGCGGGAGCCGGATGCATCCGAATATGAAAACATTAAAGCGGAAACCTTATCGGTCGTAAGAGGTACGGTTCAGGCCGACATTTTAAAGGAAGACCAGGGGCAGAATACATGTATCTTTTCTACAGAATTTGCGCTTCGTATGATGGGAGACATTCAGCAATACTTTATTGATAAAGACGTGCGAAACTATTATTCTGTGTCCATTTCCGGCTATCATATTGCCGAAGCAGGTGCCAATCCTATTACACAACTGGCCTTTACGCTTGCCAATGGCTTCACTTACGTGGAGTACTATTTGAGCCGCGGGATGGATATTAATGACTTTGCCCCGAATCTATCATTCTTCTTTTCCAATGGGCTTGATCCGGAATATTCCGTGATTGGCAGGGTGGCAAGAAGAATCTGGTCGATTGTGATGAAGGAAAAGTATGGGGCTAATGAGCGAAGTCAAAAACTGAAATATCATATTCAGACTTCCGGGCGCTCTCTTCATGCCCAGGAAATCGATTTTAATGATATTCGCACCACCCTGCAGGCGTTAATCGCTATTCAGGATAATACGAACTCCCTGCATACGAACGCTTATGATGAGGCCATTACAACACCAACCGAAGATTCTGTGCGCCGTGCGATGGCCATTCAAATGATTATTAATAAAGAGTTTGGTTTAACGAAAAATGAGAACTCCATCCAGGGCTCCTTCATTATTGAACAGCTCACGGACATGGTGGAGGAAGCGGTACTGCAGGAATTTGAACGAATCAATGACCGTGGCGGAGTACTTGGAGCAATGGAGCGTCAGTATCAGCGCGGAAAAATCCAGGAGGAGTCCCTGTATTATGAGGGTCAGAAACATTCAGGAGAGCTGCCGATTGTAGGTGTCAATACTTACCTGAATCCAAATCCAGTATCCGAAGACGACATTAACTCCATGGAGCTTGCCCGTGCGTCCAGAGAAGAAAAAAATCAGCAAATTAAACACCTCCGCCAGTTCCAGAACCAGCACAAGAACAAAACAGAAGAAGCCTTAGATCGGCTGAAAAAAACAGCAGCAGAAAACGGAAACATCTTCGCCGAACTCATGGAAACCGTAAAACACGCAAGCCTAGGCCAAATCACCAACGCCCTCTACCAAGTAGGCGGCCAGTATAGAAGGAATATGTAG
- a CDS encoding acyl-CoA dehydrogenase — protein sequence MNLQFTEEQEMMQKMVRDFAQREAAPAVKRMEEEDRFPRELVQKMGELGLMGIPIPEKYGGSGFDFTSYIIAIHELARENAALGVILSVHTSVGTNPILYFGTEEQKKRYVPKLASGEFLGAFALTEPGAGSDAARLKTKAVKKEDTYLLTGSKVFITNGGEADTYVVFARTSPEEGAKGVTAFIVEKDAKGLIVGKKERKMGLHGSNTVTLTFDQCEVPEENRLGEEGEGFKIAMANLDRGRIGIAAQALGIAEAAVKYATDYAKERHQFGKPIARHQGVSFKLADMATQAEAARQLTYYAASLQSKGAPCGKEASMAKMYASKTARQAAIEAVQILGGYGYTKDYPAERLFRDAKVTEIYEGTNEIQHKVISKHLLGI from the coding sequence ATGAACTTACAATTCACAGAAGAACAGGAAATGATGCAGAAAATGGTTCGTGACTTTGCTCAGCGGGAGGCGGCACCAGCTGTTAAGCGAATGGAAGAGGAGGACCGGTTCCCGAGGGAGCTTGTACAGAAAATGGGGGAGCTTGGACTGATGGGGATTCCCATCCCTGAAAAATATGGAGGCTCCGGTTTCGATTTCACCTCCTACATTATTGCCATTCATGAACTGGCCAGGGAGAATGCAGCTCTGGGAGTGATTTTATCCGTTCATACATCAGTTGGAACCAATCCGATTCTCTACTTCGGAACCGAGGAACAGAAGAAAAGGTACGTCCCAAAGCTTGCATCCGGTGAATTTTTAGGGGCCTTTGCTTTGACAGAACCTGGAGCCGGATCAGATGCCGCCCGGTTAAAAACAAAGGCAGTAAAAAAAGAAGACACCTATTTGTTAACAGGCTCTAAGGTTTTTATCACCAATGGAGGAGAAGCTGATACCTATGTGGTGTTTGCCCGCACAAGTCCGGAAGAAGGAGCAAAGGGAGTCACAGCCTTTATTGTGGAAAAGGATGCAAAAGGGCTGATTGTTGGGAAAAAGGAAAGAAAAATGGGGCTGCACGGGTCAAATACGGTCACCCTTACCTTTGATCAATGTGAAGTTCCCGAGGAAAACCGTCTGGGCGAAGAGGGAGAAGGCTTTAAAATCGCCATGGCTAACCTGGACCGGGGACGGATTGGCATAGCAGCACAGGCACTTGGCATCGCGGAGGCAGCCGTCAAGTACGCCACAGACTATGCAAAGGAAAGACATCAGTTCGGCAAACCCATCGCCAGGCATCAGGGCGTCTCTTTTAAACTGGCTGATATGGCGACTCAGGCAGAAGCGGCCAGACAACTGACCTATTACGCTGCAAGCCTTCAGTCTAAAGGCGCACCCTGTGGAAAGGAAGCCTCCATGGCCAAAATGTATGCCTCCAAAACCGCCAGACAGGCAGCTATAGAAGCCGTCCAGATCTTAGGCGGCTACGGATACACAAAGGATTACCCGGCAGAACGCCTATTCCGCGATGCCAAAGTCACAGAAATCTACGAAGGAACCAATGAAATCCAGCATAAAGTCATAAGCAAACATTTACTAGGGATTTGA
- a CDS encoding TetR/AcrR family transcriptional regulator, with product MVKNVPTSIKDQFLIEKRRNQMVKGAVTLFKAKGFHRTTTREIAEASGFSIGTLYEYIRKKEDVLFLVCDYIYERVKKRMGQVLDMEKKSVDCLSDAVHSYFRLMDEMQDEVLVMYQEVKALSRDAQEYVLQKERDMVHMLEVVIRNSLPYSIAEKDLKLVANNIFVHGQMWGFRRWLMQKEFTIEEYTEKQIDLLFQSLKISTVGDGGNTN from the coding sequence ATGGTAAAAAATGTGCCCACCTCGATTAAAGACCAGTTTTTAATTGAAAAACGCCGGAATCAGATGGTGAAGGGGGCAGTGACCCTGTTTAAAGCAAAAGGGTTTCACCGTACCACAACGAGAGAAATTGCTGAAGCGTCAGGCTTTAGTATCGGAACCCTCTATGAATATATTCGGAAAAAAGAGGACGTTCTGTTCCTGGTCTGTGATTATATTTATGAACGGGTAAAAAAGCGGATGGGGCAGGTTCTTGATATGGAAAAGAAAAGTGTGGATTGCTTAAGTGATGCGGTACACTCTTATTTCAGGCTGATGGATGAAATGCAGGATGAGGTGCTGGTAATGTATCAGGAGGTGAAAGCCTTATCGAGAGACGCTCAGGAGTATGTGCTGCAGAAGGAACGGGATATGGTGCACATGCTTGAGGTTGTGATTAGAAACAGCCTGCCCTATTCCATTGCGGAAAAGGATCTGAAGCTTGTCGCCAACAACATTTTCGTTCACGGTCAGATGTGGGGATTCCGCCGGTGGCTCATGCAGAAGGAATTTACCATTGAAGAATATACGGAAAAACAGATCGATCTCCTGTTTCAATCACTGAAGATATCAACAGTGGGGGATGGAGGAAACACCAACTGA
- a CDS encoding 3-hydroxybutyryl-CoA dehydrogenase → MQPNKIMVIGAGQMGAGIAQVFAQSNFQVKLNDISEDALNKGIETIDKHLSRSVKKERITEQDKTSALNQLTTTTSLKDAGDCDLVVEAVVENMDVKTKVFRKLDEVTPEHTILASNTSSLPITEIAAATNRPEKVIGMHFMNPVPVMPLVEVIRGLATSDETYQTIDQTTKALSKTPVEVNDYPGFVSNRVLMPMINEAIFTVHEGVATPESVDEVMKLGMNHPMGPLTLADFIGLDTCLYIMEVLYEGFGDSKYRPCPLLRKYVKAGWLGRKTGRGFYVYDN, encoded by the coding sequence ATGCAGCCCAATAAAATTATGGTCATTGGTGCGGGGCAAATGGGGGCAGGGATCGCTCAGGTTTTTGCTCAATCCAATTTTCAAGTGAAACTGAACGACATTTCCGAGGATGCCCTGAACAAAGGGATCGAGACGATTGATAAACATTTATCCCGGTCGGTAAAAAAGGAGCGGATCACGGAGCAGGATAAGACGTCTGCGCTTAACCAACTGACCACCACAACCTCTTTAAAAGATGCCGGTGACTGTGATCTCGTTGTGGAAGCAGTCGTGGAAAATATGGACGTCAAAACGAAAGTATTCCGTAAGCTGGATGAAGTCACACCGGAGCATACCATTTTAGCTTCCAACACTTCATCCCTGCCGATTACGGAAATCGCCGCGGCTACGAATCGCCCTGAGAAGGTGATTGGCATGCACTTTATGAACCCTGTGCCCGTTATGCCGCTGGTCGAAGTGATCCGCGGACTGGCAACGTCGGATGAAACCTATCAAACGATTGATCAAACTACTAAGGCTCTTAGCAAAACCCCTGTGGAAGTGAACGACTATCCCGGGTTTGTTTCCAATCGGGTGTTGATGCCGATGATAAATGAAGCAATTTTTACCGTCCATGAGGGGGTAGCCACACCTGAATCAGTGGATGAAGTAATGAAGCTTGGAATGAATCATCCGATGGGACCGCTCACTCTGGCGGATTTTATCGGTCTTGATACCTGTCTGTATATTATGGAGGTCCTATATGAGGGCTTTGGAGACAGCAAATACCGCCCATGTCCGCTGCTGAGAAAATATGTAAAAGCGGGCTGGTTAGGCAGAAAAACCGGCCGGGGCTTTTACGTGTACGACAATTAA
- a CDS encoding acyl-CoA dehydrogenase translates to MNFQLTEEQEMLRKMVRDFAKNDVEPTAAERDEEERFDREIFDKMAELGLTGIPWPEEYGGIGADFVSYVIAIEELSRVCASTGVTLSAHISLASWPIYKYGNEEQKKHYLQQLASGEKLGAYALSEPGAGSDVASMRTTATDEGDHYVLNGNKVWITNGGVADIYVVFAKTDPDARHKGVSAFIVEKGTPGFSFGKKEKKLGIRSSPTTELIFENCKVPKENLLGEEGEGFKIAMMTLDGGRNGIAAQAVGIAQGALDAAADYAKEREQFGKPIAKNQGISFKLADMATEVEASRLLTYQAAYLESEGLPYAKASAMAKLFAGDTAMKSTVEAVQVFGGYGFTKDYPVERYMRDAKITQIYEGTNEIQRLVIGRMVTKE, encoded by the coding sequence ATGAACTTTCAATTAACCGAAGAACAGGAAATGCTCCGAAAAATGGTCCGGGATTTCGCCAAAAATGATGTAGAGCCAACCGCAGCCGAGCGGGATGAAGAAGAACGCTTTGACCGTGAAATTTTTGATAAAATGGCTGAACTGGGGTTAACCGGAATTCCGTGGCCGGAAGAATACGGAGGAATTGGGGCGGACTTTGTCAGCTACGTGATTGCAATAGAGGAGCTCTCAAGAGTCTGTGCGTCCACGGGGGTGACCCTGTCCGCTCATATTTCCCTGGCAAGCTGGCCGATCTATAAGTACGGAAATGAAGAGCAGAAGAAGCATTACCTGCAGCAGCTTGCCTCCGGAGAAAAGCTGGGCGCCTACGCATTATCCGAGCCGGGCGCAGGTTCAGACGTTGCATCCATGCGAACCACTGCTACAGATGAAGGGGATCACTATGTTTTAAACGGAAATAAGGTATGGATCACCAATGGCGGAGTTGCAGATATTTACGTCGTGTTTGCCAAAACAGATCCGGATGCACGTCACAAAGGAGTCAGCGCCTTTATTGTCGAAAAGGGAACACCAGGTTTTTCATTTGGAAAGAAGGAAAAGAAACTGGGAATTCGTTCGTCTCCTACAACAGAATTAATCTTTGAAAATTGTAAAGTACCTAAGGAAAACCTGCTTGGCGAAGAGGGAGAAGGCTTTAAGATTGCCATGATGACCCTTGATGGCGGTCGTAATGGAATAGCTGCTCAGGCAGTAGGAATTGCCCAGGGCGCCCTGGATGCCGCTGCAGACTATGCCAAGGAAAGAGAGCAATTCGGCAAGCCGATTGCTAAGAATCAGGGAATTTCTTTTAAACTGGCAGACATGGCAACAGAGGTGGAGGCTTCAAGGCTTCTGACCTACCAGGCTGCATACCTTGAATCAGAAGGGCTTCCATATGCAAAAGCGTCTGCCATGGCTAAGCTGTTTGCCGGAGACACAGCAATGAAATCCACCGTTGAAGCTGTTCAAGTCTTTGGCGGCTACGGATTTACAAAGGATTATCCGGTGGAACGCTATATGCGGGATGCGAAAATTACCCAAATCTATGAAGGAACCAATGAAATTCAGCGTCTTGTCATAGGCAGGATGGTTACGAAAGAATAG
- a CDS encoding IS3 family transposase, with translation MLKKVAGFSDGSGRLSRKAQAALSLELKKDFRLKDVLKIVGIPESSYHYHIKMMKRDNPDQELEERIQSIFDEHNGNYGYRRIQLELRNEKRKVNHKKVQRLMKKLGLKADNFFGKSRKYSSYKGTVGTVAKNRINRRFHTSVCYQKLTTDITEFKCLEGLKLYLNPIMDMFNGEILSYGISMRPTLNLALEPLEEALEIVKNSKYRTTVHSDQGWHYQHKKWVKTLKKNKVFQSMSRKGNCIDNSPMENFFGLLKQEMYHGNELCSYENLKKKIEEYINYYNNKRIKQKLGGMNPVQYRLHTNQLTA, from the coding sequence ATACTTAAAAAAGTTGCGGGCTTTTCAGATGGATCCGGAAGGCTATCTCGAAAAGCACAAGCAGCGTTATCACTCGAACTCAAAAAAGATTTCCGATTAAAAGATGTTTTAAAGATAGTCGGTATTCCGGAATCGTCTTACCATTATCATATAAAGATGATGAAAAGGGATAATCCAGATCAGGAACTTGAGGAACGGATTCAATCCATTTTTGATGAACATAACGGTAACTATGGTTATCGTCGTATACAATTAGAATTGAGGAATGAAAAACGGAAAGTGAACCATAAGAAGGTTCAACGGCTTATGAAGAAACTAGGGCTTAAAGCAGATAACTTTTTTGGGAAGTCACGAAAGTATAGCTCTTATAAAGGAACTGTCGGAACTGTTGCCAAAAACCGTATAAATCGTCGTTTTCACACATCTGTATGTTATCAAAAGCTCACAACAGATATTACAGAATTTAAGTGTTTAGAGGGTTTGAAATTATATTTGAATCCTATCATGGATATGTTTAATGGTGAAATTCTTTCATACGGAATAAGTATGCGTCCAACTTTAAACTTGGCCCTTGAACCACTTGAGGAAGCTCTGGAAATCGTAAAAAACTCAAAATACAGAACCACTGTTCACTCTGATCAGGGCTGGCATTACCAACATAAAAAATGGGTAAAAACACTCAAGAAAAACAAGGTGTTCCAGAGTATGTCGCGAAAAGGGAACTGTATAGATAATTCACCTATGGAAAACTTTTTCGGTTTATTAAAGCAAGAGATGTATCATGGCAATGAACTGTGCTCCTATGAAAATTTAAAAAAGAAGATTGAGGAGTACATCAACTATTATAATAATAAGCGTATAAAGCAAAAACTGGGAGGTATGAATCCGGTTCAATACCGACTTCACACCAACCAATTAACTGCATAA